Genomic window (Desulforapulum autotrophicum HRM2):
AGTATAACCTCCGGCCACAACAAAATTTGAAACCCCTTCATTGACAATGCTTTGACGAGTGTTTCATATAAGAAAAAGGAGAAATCATGGAGAGACAAGCAAGTCCAGACCATTATCCCTCTATTCCGGCAATCATGCTTGTACTGGTTGTTTGTTCACTGGTCCTTTGCGCGTGCTCTGGCACCTATTATAAGACCATGGAAAAAATAGGGGTCCACAAACGCGATATCCTGGTTGACCGGGTGGAACGGGCCAGGGACTCCCAGGCCGATGCCCAGGAGCAGTTCAAAAGCGCCCTGGAACAGTTCGGGTCAGTGGTCCAGCTCAAAGAGAGTGACCTTAAGGTCGCCTATGACCGGCTCAATTCCGCCTATGAAGAGAGTGACAGGGCTGCAGTCGAAGTAACTGACCGTATCGACAAGGTCGAGGACGTTGCCCAGGCCCTGTTTGATGAATGGAAATCGGAACTTGAGCTTTACCAGAACCCGGAGCTTCGCCGTTCAAGCCAGCAGCAGCTCAACCGGACACGATCCCGTTACCGCTCAATGCTGGCGGTCATGCACAAGGCCGAGAAAAGCATGACCCCTGTGCTTATCACCTTCAGGGACAATGTCCTGTTCCTTAAGCACAACCTCAATGCCCAGGCCATCGGTTCTCTGCAGTATGAGTTCAAATCCCTTGAACAACGCATCAACCGACTGATCCAGGAGATGAATACGGCCATTGAATCATCCAACGCCTTTATAAACGAATTGACAAAGAGCTGAAACCAGAGACCATAGGGAAATATGAGATGAAAATTTACACCTACCCCTCCCCTGAGGGGGAACAACGTATTTGTGACACCCTGAAGCGGGGCCTTGGATTTACCCCTGAAAACCAGAGGGCCGTTGAAGCCTATATCGAAGATGTCAGAACAAGGGGAGACCAGGCCCTGGTCGAATACACCAATCAATTTGACTCTTCCCAGGTGACCCGTGACACCCTGAAGGTCAGCCAGCAGGAGATCGAAGAGGCAAAGACCCTGGTGGATTCTGATTTTTCAAGGGCCCTTGACCGGGCCGTGGACCAACTTGGAACTTTCCACTCAAGGCAACGCCAGAATTCGTGGATCGACACCCCCAGAAACGGGGTCATGGTCGGCCAGATGGTTAACCCTGTGGATGCGGCCGGCATTTATGCCCCCGGGGCAAAGGGCGGAAAAACCCCCCTGGTCAGTTCCGTTCTCATGGGGGGCATTCCTGCCAGGGTGGCAGGCGTAAAATCATGCTGTCTCATGACACCGCCCATGGAAAACGGCAAGATAAACCCCTACATGCTGGTTGCGGCAGACCGGGTGGGAATCAACGCCATCTTTAAGGCCGGAAGCGCCTGGGCCATTGCTGCCCTTGCCTTTGGCACCGAATCCGTGCCCAAGGTGGATGTGATCGTGGGACCAGGTAACATCTTTGTCACCCTGGCCAAAAAAATCGTGTCAGGAATTGTCGGCATTGATATGATAGCGGGTCCGAGCGAGATCCTTATTATTGCAGACAAGGGTGCCAATCCAGACCATATTGCGGCCGACCTTCTTTCCCAGGCCGAGCACGACCCCATGGCGTCGGCCATCCTTGTCACCGATTCCATGGAAATGGCAACCCGGACAAAGGCGGCCCTGGAGATCCAGGTCAAAGCCCTGGGCCGCAGACAGATCGCCCAGCGGTCCATTGATGACTTTGGTGCCATCATGAAGGTTCCAGACATTGATACGGCAATCGCCCTTGCCAACCGCCTTGCCCCTGAGCACCTGGAACTCATTGTTGATAACCCCTTTGACCAGGTGGGAAAGATCAAAAACGCAGGCGCTGTTTTCCTTGGCCCCTACACCCCGGAGCCCATGGGAGATTACATTGCAGGGCCTAACCATGTGCTGCCCACTGCCGGTACGGCCAGGTTCTCATCGGCCCTGGGCGTGGATAATTTCACCAAACGAACCAGCCTGATCAATTATTCAAAGGAGGCCTTTGACCGTGAGGCCCAGGATGTGATGGTCCTGGCCAATATTGAGGGGCTTGGAGCCCATGCAAACTCGGTCCGCATCAGGACAAAATAAAAAACCCCGTTAAAAAGCCGCCAATCCCAAGAATATTTGGAACTGGCGGCTTTTAAATTGCGGTTCCGGCGATTCCTGTTCAAAGGAATTTCAGCCAGGCGTCACTGGTTGCCGAACCCGTTCTGGGCACTGCAGTCAGGGCACTCCCAGGTGATGCCGTTGCAGGTCATACCCCACTGATTTTCGTACATGCAGTCCTGACAGATGGCAAAACCGCACCTGCATGTCCAGCAGAACATGACGGTTTTGCCGCAGCAATGGCACACCTTGCCCTGTTTTTTCCGACGCTTTTCTCTTCTCGTTTTCTGTGCTTCAGTCATGGGTTCCCTGGTTAAATGCTCTTTTTATAGTCTGAGCCATTTCCGTCAAATTGTTGATATAATCCCGGGCCAGAGGATCCAGGGGAATGACCACACCGTTGACGGCCGTTGCGATCTTGTCTGCCGTTCGGGTATCAAACTGGGGCTGGACAAAGATCACCCGTGCCTTTTCGGCCCGGGCCTGTTTGATAAAGTCTGCCAGGGCCCTCCCCTTTGGGGCCTTTCCTTCAACCTCAACGGCCATCTGGATCAGCCCGTACTGGTCTGCAAAATAGCCGAACACGGGGTGAAACACAAAAATGGTTTCACCGGCCACGGGCCCAAGGGCCGTTGCAATGTTCTGGTCAAGGTGGTCAAGATCAGCCTGGAATAGTTGAAGATTGGCCCTGAAATCGTCGGATGATTCCGGAAGTACCTGACAAAGGGCATTGCAAATATTTTCCGCCTGCCGTTTCACAAGAATGGGATTCATCCACACATGGGGGTCTGTTCCGCCACCAGCGAACTGCCTCAATGCAATCCCCTGTGTGGTGTCAACGATGGTCAATCCCTTGATGGCTCCTTTAATCTTGGGCATGAACGACCGCTCAAAGGGCACGCCAATGGTGAAAAAAAGCCCGGCCTCGGCAAGCTTTGCCATCTGGGAGGGGTTGGGGGAATAAATGGCAGGGCTCTTACCCGGCGGCACAAGCACCTCCACTGCCACCCGATCTCCTGCGATACGTTCCACAAAATAGGCCTGGGGTTCAATACTCACGAACACGGTCATGGGTTCCGGTGCCATTGCCTGGACCTGACAGACCATGGTCAGAACCAGGACAAGGGCGTATGGAATAAATCGAAATAAAACCATCTGAATCTCCTTTTTTATTTAAAACACCCGTCAAAGCATTGTCAATGAAGGCGTTTCAAAATTCGTTGAGGCCGGAGCCATAACTCGCTCCGGCCGTGCCGTTTATATAAAACTCGTTTCAACCGGCAGGCGGAAACGGGTGTTACCCTTCTCTCATTCTCGCAGGCCGTCCATGGCCTGCTCCGAGGGAAATGGCAACTCCTTGGACCTCGTATCCACCGTTGCCATTTAATCCGTTCAGAGCAACACCCGTTCCCGCCTGCCTACTATTGTCGAGTTTCATGCTTCGTTTTGGCCATGACGGTTATTGGGGAGTATATAACCCGGCTTTCACGGGAAGGTAAAGGGAAAGCTCTGGAAACAATGAAAGGAGGATCAAAACGATCACATCCATGACGATGAACGGAATGGCCTGACGTGCAATGGAATCAACCGACTCGCCGGTAAGGTTGGCTGCAGTGAAAAGGTTTACGCCCACCGGGGGGGTTGCCTGGCCAATGGCCAGTGCCGAAATAAAGATTACCCCATACCAGAGGGGATCGATCTTAAAGGCAACAAGCACGGGCATGAGAATCGGCATGATCAGATAGGAAATGGAGATGGCATCAAGGACCATGCCAAGGCCAAGGAGCAGAAAGTTGATGAGAACGATCATCACCAGGGCGTTGGGGGAAAGGTGCAGGATCAACGCGGCGGCCCGATCCACAATGCCGATCACCGATGCGGCCCAGGTAAAAATCCCGGCAAACACAACCAGAAACATGATGACGCTGCTGGTGACCGATGCATCCACCAGGAGGTGGAGAAAATCATTCCAGGAAATGGATCGGTAGACGAATACTGCCACGAACAGGCTGTAGAAGACCGCCACCACGGCCGCTTCCGTGGGGGTGAAGATTCCAGAATAGATGCCGCCAAGAACGATGACAGGGGCAAGAAGGGCCCAGATCGACCGGCGAAGGGCTGCAAAAATTTCACCCACGGGCGCCCGCCGGGTATTGCCCCGGTATCCCCGTTTTTTTGAGACCCAAAAGGCAACGATAATGGTTCCGAGACCCGTGAGAATTCCCGGTACGATACCCGCAACAAAGAGCGCGCTCACCGAGACATTTGTGATGTTTCCATAGATGATAAAGGCAATGCTCGGGGGAATAATGATGGAAAGATCGGCTGCATTGGCAATCAGGGCACCGGCAAAGCTTTTATCGTACCCATGGCGAACCATGGGGACAAAAAGAATCAGACCCACTGCAGCCGTGGTGGCAGGGCCGGACCCTGAAAGGGCACCCCAGAACATGCAGGTACACACGGCAACAATGGCAAGGCCACCAGTGGCTTTACCCACCAGCAGTTCAAAGAATTCGGCAATGGTTTTGGCAAGCCCGGCCTTGTCAAGTATGACACCGGCCAGTACAAAAAAAGGAATAGCCAGCAGGGGAAAAGAGGCTATTCCCGATGAAAAGTTCACCCCGAGCATCTCAATGCCAAGATCAAAGGTGTAGATGGTGGCCACGGCCGAGATGCCAAGGGCTGTACCAATGGGAACCCCAAAGAACATGAGGACAAAAAAACTTGCAGCAATGACAAAAATGTCCATCAGAGGCTCTTCTCCACCGGGTTCAGTCGTTTAATGGCATCCCGGTAAATTCCCCGGAACACAAACACCGACAAAAAGGGAACACCGGCATAATAGATCCATACGGGAATGCTCAACGAGGCCGAGGTGGCATGGAAGATGGTCAGTTCATCATGGATGGCCTGGAGCATGAAGAAATCCACCAGAACGAACAGCAGGGCGCTCAGAAAAGCACTTGTCAGAATCACGCACTTCTGCATTCGTTCAGGAAAAAGGTCAAAAAAGGTCACCACCCCCAGCTGCCCCCCCCGCTCAAAGGCGATTCCACAACCCACCACCGTCATCCACACAAACATGTTGATGGTGATCTCCTCGGTGGATGCAATGGAAAAATGGAAAAAATAACGGCTCACCACATTTGCAAAGGCAATGGCTGCCATGGCAAACAAAAGCAGGGCAGCCACCAGATAGTCGATTCTCAACTCTTTTTTCATGTCGTTTCCCTGGCCATCTGAATTAACAGGGGCTACTCACCCATGTCTTTTTTTGCCGTTTCATAAAGGGTTTGACCGATCTTTGGTACCCAGGTTTTATAAACGGATTCAGTTGCCGTCCTGAAAGCCTTTTCAGCTTCAGGGGTAAGGAAATTCACCTCCATGCCCTTGGACTGAAGAAAGCGAATCGGATCCGGAACCTCCATGGTGTAGTTAAACTCATTTTTCAAGATATTGATCGAAATATCGCCGTCAAGCCCAGCCCGGCACAGGGCCTTTTCAAACCGAGCCGCCTGGGTTGCAGCCTCACCAATGGCCTGCTTTATATCCGCGGGAAATTTATTCCACTCCCGGGTACCCCAGTAGACGATCACAGGATCCACCAGATAATTCCAGAACGACACATGGTTGTGGTACTGCCATATCTGCACGGGAATCAACACCCCCACAGGGTTTTCCTGGCCGTCAACCACACCCTGCTGAAAGGCAGTCTGGGCATCACCCCAGTTCATGTTCACAGGATCTGCCCCAAGGGCCCTGAAGGTGTCAATAAAAATGGGACTTCCCACCACCCGGAGTCTCAACCCCTTCATGTCGTCGGGTGTGGTGATGGCCCGTTTGCCGTTGGTCACCTGTCTGAACCCGTTTTCCGCCCAGGCAAGGGGGGTGAGGCCAATCTTATTCATTTTGCCGAACAGCACCTTGCCCGTCTCTCCATACTCAATCTGGTCGAGGCGTTCAAAGTTGTTGATAAAAAAGGGAAGGGAAAAGATGTTCATTTCCGGAATCACCGGGGAAGAGTTGATGGTGGACTCAAAGGCGCAGTCAATGACCCCTTTGGCAACCATCTGGGGGGATTTGAGCTGGGCACCCTTTAACAGAGAACTGCCAAAGTAGGGTTTGATGTTGATTCGGCCCTGGGTTTTTTCCTTGACCAGCTCACTGAATTTTGTGGCACCCATGCCCCAGTAGAAGCTTGGCCCCACGTTGACGGTCATCTTATACTCTCGCTTAAACGTTCCGGCACTTGCCGGAAAGGCAACCATTATTGCAAGCCATGTTGACACAACGGCAATGGTGCCTTTTTTCAGCCACATGTTCATCTATACCCCCCCTTTTTATTAAAATCGTTTTACCTTGTACCCAAGAAATGACAGGCAGACAATCTTAATAAATAGATAAGGCCAGGGATGATGTCAATGGTTTTTTCAGCAATTCTAATCGTGGAAATCAACAGAGGGAGGGCTGTCTGTATTTGCTTGCTGAACATTGAGAAACAAAAATTCCCCGACGTTCCAGGTTCAGCAGGCAGACATCGGCGGCCAATTACAGATACAGCATAATTAGAAATACTGTGGTTTTTTAGACACAGAAAATCAGCAGGGGGCAAAAAGCCCCCTGCCGAATCTATTTAATGATGCCTGGATCAGGCAGTAAAATCAGGGTAGGCGTGTCCACCGTGCTCGGTGAAATCAAGTCCTTCAAGTTCTTCTTCAGGTGTAACTCTCAGACCTATAGTCTTTGAAATCATCTTGAACATGAGAAATGCCAGGGTAAATGTCCAGGCAAAACAGGCCACAATGCCCACCAGCTGAACCATGACGATGGAAAGGGTCACGCCGCCCATGTTAAAGAGACCCGCAGCCAGGGTTCCCCAGGCACCGCATACCCCGTGGACAGACACGGCACCCACCGGATCATCGATCCGAATCTTGTCAAAAAACAGAACCGAGAAAACAACCAGGGCACCAGATATGGCACCGATAATGATGGAACTTGTGGGGGTAACATTGGCGCAGCCGGCCGTGATTCCCACAAGTCCTGCCAGGGCGCCGTTGAGACTCATACCGACATCTGGCTTTCCCATCTTCAACCAGGCGACAATCATGGCAACCACGCAGCCAGTGGCAGCAGAGAGGTTGGTGTTGACAAAGATCATGGCGATGCTCTTATCAGCCGTGGTTGTTGAACCGGGGTTGAATCCAAACCAGCCCAGCCACAGGATGAACACACCCAGGGCCGCAAGGGGGATATTGTGGCCGAGGATCGGCTTGATGCCACCATCTTTGGTGTATTTTCCCATGCGGGGGCCGAGGACAATGGCTCCGGCCAGGGCAGCCCATCCACCCACACTGTGAACCACAGTGGAGCCTGCAAAATCGATGAATCCAAGCCCTTCAAGCCAGCCGGAACCGTTAAAGAGGCTTCCCCAGGCCCAGCTGCCGAAAATGGGGTAAATCACGGCTGAAACAATTAAACTGTAGGCAAGATAACCGGTAAATTTGGTTCGTTCGGCCATGGCACCGGAAACAATGGTGGCAGCTGTTGCGGCAAACACCACCTGGAACATCCAGAAGGCAAGGACCCAGGGATCGCCGTCCGGGGTGAAATCGCTTAAAAAGAAACCCGAGGTGCCAAAGAATCCCGTGGCACTCTTGCCGAACATCAGACCAAACCCAATGGCCCAGAAGGCAAGGCTGCCCACGGAGAAATCCATGAGGTTCTTCATCATAATGTTGATGCTGTTTTTGGCCCTTGTAAATCCGGCCTCGACCATGGCAAAACCTGCCTGCATAAAAAACACAAGGGCTGCGGCCACCATGGTCCACATATAGTTTGCATGGGTCTGGACCAGTTCGATGGCAGCCTTGTTACTTAAGGGTGTCGGCGGTGTATCTTCGGCAAAGGCCGGGGTTAGGTAAAGAATAAAAAGGACTGTGATCATAATTATTTTTTTCATTATTAACTCTCCATGGTGTGATAAATTTACACAAAAAGACATATGCGGATATAAGATGGAATAACCGTTAAAGGGCTTCAGCCCCCTTTTCCCCGGTTCGAATTCGGACGGCATCTTCCACTGGAACGATGAAAATCTTTCCATCTCCGATTTTTCCCGTGGCAGCCGACTTGATAATGGCCGCAACGGCCATTTCCACCAATGCGTCATCCACCACCAGGCTGAGATGAATCTTCGGCACAAAATCAACCTGATATTCAGCACCCCTGTATATCTCGGTGTGTCCCTTCTGACGGCCGAACCCCTTGACCTCGGAAAGCGTCATTCCTGTGATGCCGATCTTGTTGAGCTGTTCTTTTACCTCGTCCAGCTTAAAGGGCTTGATGATCGCTTCAATCTTTTTCATACGCCTTATCTCCTGTTTTTGAGTTTTAATTTATTGTAACAAGAACCCTATATTGCACACATGGTGCCAGGCCCTCATACGAAACCCAAAAAAACGATAACAGGCTGAAATTTAAATTGTTTATATGCTTTTTGATTGAACCAGAAAAAATCTAAACAACAGGAATATTACATTTTTGAAATTAAAAATTACAAAAACTACGTTTTTGCAAACAGAGTCAAGACAAGAAAACCAGAACTTGCGTCCACACAGACTAAACCAAATTGTGAATGCCTGCTGCTTTTGAAAGATAGTAGTCGTAACCGCCGCTATAGGCGGTCATTTTCCCTTGGTCGATCTCAAAGACCCGGTCCACAAGACAACGCAGAAAATACCGGTCATGACTGACCAGAATGAGGGTCCCGGTAAACGACTTCAGAGCCTGGAGCAGAAATTGTCTGGATTGAATATCCAGGTGGTTGGTGGGTTCGTCAAGGATCAGAAAATTGAGTGGCCGACCAAGAAGAGTTGCCAGGACCACCCGACTTTTTTCTCCACCTGAGAGGTGCTGTATCCGCTTTTCCACATCGTCGCCAGAAAAGAGGAAGGCACCGCAAAGATTGCGGATCACCCCGAGTCCGGCCTGGGGCAGGGCTGCTTGAACGGTTTCCAAAACGGTTTTCCCAGATTCAAGGATGTCCATGGCATGCTGACTGAAATAGCCAATGTTGACATTGGCTCCAACTCTTGCGCTGCCGCAGGTGGCAGGGGTCCTGCCTGCAAGGACCTTTAAAAAGGTGGATTTTCCAGCACCGTTGACCCCAACCACGGCTATTTTATCCTGGCGGTTGATCAGCCCTGAAATGTTACTGAATACAGTCTGAGGCTCAGTATCCTGGCCGTTCCAGGTTTTTTCCAGGGACTCCATGACCACAACATCATCCCCCGAACGGGGCGGCTCTGAAAATTCAAAATTGATGGTTCGCTGCTGTTCCGGCAGTTCAATGCGCTCAATTTTTTCAAGCTTTTTAATCCGGGACTGGACCTGGGCCGCATGGGATACCCTGGCCTTGAAACGGGCAATAAAATTCTCCTCCTTGGCAAGCATCTCCTGCTGGCGACGGTGGGTGGCCAGTAGCTGGGCCATCCGGATTTCCCGTTCTCTGACATAGAAATCGTAATTGCCGCCATAGGTGGTGATGGTGGTGTTGGCCACCTCAATGGTACGGTCCACCACCCGGTTCATGAAATCATGGTCATGGCAGGTCATCAAAAGTGCCCCCGTAAAATCACTGACCAGCCAGTTTTCAAGCCAGACAATGGATTCCACGTCCAGGTGGTTGGTGGGCTCATCCAGAAGCAGAAGATTCGGCTGAATGGCAAGGATTTTCGCCAGGGCAATTCGCATTTTCCAACCACCGCTGAAGGTCTCCACGGGTCGGTTGTAGTCACCGGGACCAATGCCCAGGCCTGTGAGGATGGTCTGTGCCCGGGGTTCAAGGTCATAACCACCCCGGTTTTCAAACACCTCAACAGCCTCCCCATATTTTTCCAGCAACGCGTCCATGGCAGTGCCGTCCATGGGCTCTGCCATCAGGATCTCCATTTCTTTCATCTCGTCACCCAGGGCCATCACATCGGCTGCCCCGGACATTACTTCGGCAAGGGCCGAGCAACCGGCCATCTCCCCCACATCCTGGGAAAAATAACCAATCTTTATTTTTTTGGACGAGGCGATCTCCCCGGAATCCACCACCTCTTTGCCCGTAATCAGATTAAAAAGGGTGGTTTTGCCTGAACCATTGGCCCCCACAAGCCCGGTCTTTGTACCGGCCGGAACCTGGAAGCTTGCATCCTTAAATAAAATCCTGGCCCCATGCTGCTTTGATATTTTTGTCAGGTGAATCATCAGATCAGTTAAACCTTTGATTCAGCATAGAAATAACGTTCCATCCACGCAAGGGAATCCTTGAGGTGATCCAGATTAAACACCTCAAGGCTCACCACGCCTGTAAATTTTTTCAACACCTCAAGGGTGGGTTCCACCCGGTCCATGGGTGTTCGGCCAAGGCCCTGGTGATCCTTTGGTTCAACATGGGAAAAGTCAACCCCATGGAAGTGCATCAGTGGAACCCTCTGGCCGTAGCGATCAAACAGCCCTGAGATATCATAGTCGTACCGGATCAGATGGCCGGCATCAATGCACAGGGCCATGGGGGTAGCGTCAAGCACCGGAAACAAAACTTCAGGCGGGAAATCAAGGGTTTCAAGGGAGATCTGGGAGGAATCCGGGATCCTCCGGCCGAGCCGGTCAAGCATCATGATCGCCCGCTCCTGCCAGCGGCGGATGCCATCAACGCCTGCATCCCTGTCTTCAGCTGTAAAATCAAGGTGAAGGGTATGGGTGGTGGGACAAAGTGGCGCAGCAAGGGTGATGACCTTTTCCAGGATATCCAGGGCCTCTTCCTGGTTGGCCTTTAACGGATCGCAAAGGGAAATATCCGTCGGCAGATGGACGTTGTAGGTCACTGAAAGTTCGGCTGAAAGCCTTGCAAGCTCATCTATTTCAGCAGAAGATGGCAGGTATGCCAGGGGTTTGCTCTCAAAGACCAAAAGTTCTATCTCGTCAAACCCCGGGCCCAGCTTTTTCACATTGGGAATGATGTGGTCCGGATAGATAAATGAGGTGGTGCCCAGCCTGAACAACCGGGCTTTTTTTTCGATTGACACGATCTGTTTCTCCGTTAAATTAAAGCGGTTACAAGGGTCGCAACAAGGGTGGAAACCAGGGCTGCCAGAACCATGAGTTCACAGGACCGGGCGATCATCGTTTCGTCGGGGTCCCTGAAATCATTGCCGATAAAGGGTTTTTCAACAAGGATGCCATGGTAAACGTTGGGGCCACCGAATTTTGCACCAAGGGCACCTGCAAAACACGCCTCAGGATAGCCGGCATTGGGACTTTTGTGGCACTGCCCCTCGGCAAGGGCCGTTTTAAAAGCCCGCCGGCCCCTTGGACCTGACAGTATTGCCCCGGCAAGGGAAATCATGGCAATGCTGAGCCTTGCCGGAATATAATTTGCCACGTCATCGATGCGGGCCGCACCCCTTCCAAAAAAAAGATAACGTTCGTTTTTATAGCCGACCATGGAGTCCAGGGTGTTGACCATCTTGTAGGCAACGGCCAGGGGGACCCCACCAATAACGGCAAAAAAAAGCGGAGAAAGAAAACCGTCCACAAAATTTTCCGCCACGGTTTCAATGCTTGCCCTGACCACCCCGGTGCGGTCAAGGGTCTCGGTCTGCCGGCCCACGATCATGGAAACGGCCTTCTGCCCTGCCTTAAGCCCCCGGGTTTCAAGGGCATCCTTCACCTCGGTTGCAGCCGCAACAAGACTTCGGGTGGAGAAACAGAAAAAAAGCAGTACCGTCTGCACCACATCTCCCAGAATCGGATTAAGGGTCATGGCAAGAGCCACCACCAAAAAGGCAGCAATCCAGGTGGAAATGATGAGAAATACGGCAAAGAGAATACCGCCGACAAACTCGTTTTCAATCTGCCTTCGGACAAA
Coding sequences:
- a CDS encoding DUF2959 domain-containing protein, giving the protein MERQASPDHYPSIPAIMLVLVVCSLVLCACSGTYYKTMEKIGVHKRDILVDRVERARDSQADAQEQFKSALEQFGSVVQLKESDLKVAYDRLNSAYEESDRAAVEVTDRIDKVEDVAQALFDEWKSELELYQNPELRRSSQQQLNRTRSRYRSMLAVMHKAEKSMTPVLITFRDNVLFLKHNLNAQAIGSLQYEFKSLEQRINRLIQEMNTAIESSNAFINELTKS
- the hisD gene encoding histidinol dehydrogenase, whose protein sequence is MKIYTYPSPEGEQRICDTLKRGLGFTPENQRAVEAYIEDVRTRGDQALVEYTNQFDSSQVTRDTLKVSQQEIEEAKTLVDSDFSRALDRAVDQLGTFHSRQRQNSWIDTPRNGVMVGQMVNPVDAAGIYAPGAKGGKTPLVSSVLMGGIPARVAGVKSCCLMTPPMENGKINPYMLVAADRVGINAIFKAGSAWAIAALAFGTESVPKVDVIVGPGNIFVTLAKKIVSGIVGIDMIAGPSEILIIADKGANPDHIAADLLSQAEHDPMASAILVTDSMEMATRTKAALEIQVKALGRRQIAQRSIDDFGAIMKVPDIDTAIALANRLAPEHLELIVDNPFDQVGKIKNAGAVFLGPYTPEPMGDYIAGPNHVLPTAGTARFSSALGVDNFTKRTSLINYSKEAFDREAQDVMVLANIEGLGAHANSVRIRTK
- a CDS encoding metal ABC transporter solute-binding protein, Zn/Mn family, producing MVLFRFIPYALVLVLTMVCQVQAMAPEPMTVFVSIEPQAYFVERIAGDRVAVEVLVPPGKSPAIYSPNPSQMAKLAEAGLFFTIGVPFERSFMPKIKGAIKGLTIVDTTQGIALRQFAGGGTDPHVWMNPILVKRQAENICNALCQVLPESSDDFRANLQLFQADLDHLDQNIATALGPVAGETIFVFHPVFGYFADQYGLIQMAVEVEGKAPKGRALADFIKQARAEKARVIFVQPQFDTRTADKIATAVNGVVIPLDPLARDYINNLTEMAQTIKRAFNQGTHD
- a CDS encoding TRAP transporter large permease; this translates as MDIFVIAASFFVLMFFGVPIGTALGISAVATIYTFDLGIEMLGVNFSSGIASFPLLAIPFFVLAGVILDKAGLAKTIAEFFELLVGKATGGLAIVAVCTCMFWGALSGSGPATTAAVGLILFVPMVRHGYDKSFAGALIANAADLSIIIPPSIAFIIYGNITNVSVSALFVAGIVPGILTGLGTIIVAFWVSKKRGYRGNTRRAPVGEIFAALRRSIWALLAPVIVLGGIYSGIFTPTEAAVVAVFYSLFVAVFVYRSISWNDFLHLLVDASVTSSVIMFLVVFAGIFTWAASVIGIVDRAAALILHLSPNALVMIVLINFLLLGLGMVLDAISISYLIMPILMPVLVAFKIDPLWYGVIFISALAIGQATPPVGVNLFTAANLTGESVDSIARQAIPFIVMDVIVLILLSLFPELSLYLPVKAGLYTPQ
- a CDS encoding TRAP transporter small permease; the encoded protein is MKKELRIDYLVAALLLFAMAAIAFANVVSRYFFHFSIASTEEITINMFVWMTVVGCGIAFERGGQLGVVTFFDLFPERMQKCVILTSAFLSALLFVLVDFFMLQAIHDELTIFHATSASLSIPVWIYYAGVPFLSVFVFRGIYRDAIKRLNPVEKSL
- a CDS encoding DctP family TRAP transporter solute-binding subunit; the protein is MNMWLKKGTIAVVSTWLAIMVAFPASAGTFKREYKMTVNVGPSFYWGMGATKFSELVKEKTQGRINIKPYFGSSLLKGAQLKSPQMVAKGVIDCAFESTINSSPVIPEMNIFSLPFFINNFERLDQIEYGETGKVLFGKMNKIGLTPLAWAENGFRQVTNGKRAITTPDDMKGLRLRVVGSPIFIDTFRALGADPVNMNWGDAQTAFQQGVVDGQENPVGVLIPVQIWQYHNHVSFWNYLVDPVIVYWGTREWNKFPADIKQAIGEAATQAARFEKALCRAGLDGDISINILKNEFNYTMEVPDPIRFLQSKGMEVNFLTPEAEKAFRTATESVYKTWVPKIGQTLYETAKKDMGE
- a CDS encoding ammonium transporter, with protein sequence MKKIIMITVLFILYLTPAFAEDTPPTPLSNKAAIELVQTHANYMWTMVAAALVFFMQAGFAMVEAGFTRAKNSINIMMKNLMDFSVGSLAFWAIGFGLMFGKSATGFFGTSGFFLSDFTPDGDPWVLAFWMFQVVFAATAATIVSGAMAERTKFTGYLAYSLIVSAVIYPIFGSWAWGSLFNGSGWLEGLGFIDFAGSTVVHSVGGWAALAGAIVLGPRMGKYTKDGGIKPILGHNIPLAALGVFILWLGWFGFNPGSTTTADKSIAMIFVNTNLSAATGCVVAMIVAWLKMGKPDVGMSLNGALAGLVGITAGCANVTPTSSIIIGAISGALVVFSVLFFDKIRIDDPVGAVSVHGVCGAWGTLAAGLFNMGGVTLSIVMVQLVGIVACFAWTFTLAFLMFKMISKTIGLRVTPEEELEGLDFTEHGGHAYPDFTA
- a CDS encoding P-II family nitrogen regulator is translated as MKKIEAIIKPFKLDEVKEQLNKIGITGMTLSEVKGFGRQKGHTEIYRGAEYQVDFVPKIHLSLVVDDALVEMAVAAIIKSAATGKIGDGKIFIVPVEDAVRIRTGEKGAEAL
- a CDS encoding ABC-F family ATP-binding cassette domain-containing protein, which encodes MIHLTKISKQHGARILFKDASFQVPAGTKTGLVGANGSGKTTLFNLITGKEVVDSGEIASSKKIKIGYFSQDVGEMAGCSALAEVMSGAADVMALGDEMKEMEILMAEPMDGTAMDALLEKYGEAVEVFENRGGYDLEPRAQTILTGLGIGPGDYNRPVETFSGGWKMRIALAKILAIQPNLLLLDEPTNHLDVESIVWLENWLVSDFTGALLMTCHDHDFMNRVVDRTIEVANTTITTYGGNYDFYVREREIRMAQLLATHRRQQEMLAKEENFIARFKARVSHAAQVQSRIKKLEKIERIELPEQQRTINFEFSEPPRSGDDVVVMESLEKTWNGQDTEPQTVFSNISGLINRQDKIAVVGVNGAGKSTFLKVLAGRTPATCGSARVGANVNIGYFSQHAMDILESGKTVLETVQAALPQAGLGVIRNLCGAFLFSGDDVEKRIQHLSGGEKSRVVLATLLGRPLNFLILDEPTNHLDIQSRQFLLQALKSFTGTLILVSHDRYFLRCLVDRVFEIDQGKMTAYSGGYDYYLSKAAGIHNLV
- the cbiR gene encoding cobamide remodeling phosphodiesterase CbiR, which codes for MSIEKKARLFRLGTTSFIYPDHIIPNVKKLGPGFDEIELLVFESKPLAYLPSSAEIDELARLSAELSVTYNVHLPTDISLCDPLKANQEEALDILEKVITLAAPLCPTTHTLHLDFTAEDRDAGVDGIRRWQERAIMMLDRLGRRIPDSSQISLETLDFPPEVLFPVLDATPMALCIDAGHLIRYDYDISGLFDRYGQRVPLMHFHGVDFSHVEPKDHQGLGRTPMDRVEPTLEVLKKFTGVVSLEVFNLDHLKDSLAWMERYFYAESKV